The DNA sequence GCCGAAACGGCCCGCTGGACCCGCGCCATGGTCGACTCGGGCGAGAAGCTGACCCTGGACGTCGGCCGCCCCACCGTGGACAAGCACTCCACGGGCGGGGTCGGCGACAAGATCACCCTGCCCCTCGCGCCGCTGGTCGCCGCCTGCGGTGCCGCCGTGCCGCAGCTCTCCGGCCGCGGCCTCGGCCACACCGGCGGCACGCTGGACAAGCTGGAGTCCATCCCCGGCTGGCGGGCTCAGCTCTCCGTGGACGAGGTGACCTCGCAGCTCCGCTCGGTGGGCGCCGTCATCTGCGCCGCCACCTCCGGCCTCGCCCCCGCCGACAAGAAGCTCTACGCGCTGCGCGACGTCACCAGCACCGTCGAGTCGATCCCCCTGATCGCCTCGTCGATCATGTCGAAGAAGATCGCCGAAGGCGCGGAAGCCCTCGTGCTGGACGTCAAGGTCGGCTCGGGCGCCTTCATGAAGTCCCTCGACCAAGCCCGCGCCCTCGCCGAAGCCCTCGTCTCCATCGGCGTCGACCACGGCCTGCGCATCTCCGCGCTCCTCACCGACATGTCCGTCCCGCTGGGCCACGCCGTCGGCAACGCCGTGGAAGTCGCCGAGTCGGTCGAAGTGCTGCGGGGCAACGGCCCCTCGGACATCGTCGACCTGACCGTCGCGCTGGCCGAGGAGATGCTGTCCCGCGCCGGCGTCGACGCCTCTCCCCGTGAGGTCCTGGCCTCCGGTGAGGCTTACGAGACCTGGGCCCGCATGATCCGCGCCCAGGGCGGCGACCCCGACGCCCCCCTCCCGACCGCCGAGCACAAGCACACCGTCACCGCCCCGGCCGACGGCTACCTGACCACCCTCGACGCCTACGCGGTGGGCGTCGCCGCCTGGCGCCTGGGCGCCGGCCGCGCCCGCAAGGAGGACCCGGTCCAACCGGGCGCGGGCATCCTCTGCCTGGCCAAACCGGGCGACCGCGTCACCGAGGGCCAACCACTGCTCGAACTGCACACCGACACCCCGGACGCCATCCCCGCCGCCCTGGAAGCGCTCGGCACCGGCTACGCGATCGGGGACACCCCGCCACCGACCACCCCGCTGGTCCTCGACACCGTCCGCGGCTGAAACCGGCGGTGCCCTGGTCACCGCCACCCGCACCGGTGACAACGCGATGCGGCGAGCGGTCAGCGGACCACGTCGCACGACACGGTGTGACCTCGAACGTCCGTACCGGCGGGCCGAAGGCGGAGACGACCCCACTCCAGGGCGGAGGTGCCTGCGGAGCCCGGCGTGTGCGAAGGATCGGACCACCAACGGAGAAGGCCCGGGCCGCAACCGCGGCCCGGGCCTTCTCCACACCAGCGCTCAGGCGCCCTCAGCCGTCAAGTCGTCGTCGTCCACGTTCCGGTTGTCGCCGGGCTTGGGACCGTTCTTCCGGGTCCGCCGCTGCGGCCGGGGCAGGGCGGTGGGCGGCGGGGGCGGGGTGGGGGAGCCGCCGCCGAGGATCAGCTCCGCGAACGTGGCCATGGCCTCGTCCAACTGGCCGCCGATGCGCAGCTCCGACTCCTGGTTGCTCTTGCGCACCAGGCCGGCCAGGGACTCCGCGTCCGGCCGCGTCGACAGCGTGCCCTCGACCTTGGCGATGCCCTGCTCCACCACGCCGGACAGCTCGCCGAGCCGTGCCGCGAAGTCGTCCTCGACCGAGTCGAGCCGGGTCGCCATCGTGTCCAGGCGCGACGTGACCTGCTCCAGGCGCTGGGCCAGCGCCTCCAGCCGGTCGGTCGAGTCGACCTGGTCGCGGGTCTCGTCCAACGCCGCGTGCAGCGCCTCGCGCGCCTCGTCGAGCTTGCCCGTCAACGTGCTCCGCGTGTCCGCCAACGATGCCGTCAACGACTCGCGCGTCTCGGTGAGGCCCGCGTGCAGCCCGTCGCGCGTGCTGTTGATGTTGTCGCGGGTCTCGTCCAGCCTGACGTTCAGGCTGCCCGCGGACTCCGTGACGGACCGCTGCAACGCCTCGCGGGTGCCGTCGAGGTGCTCGTGCACGCCCTCGTCGACCTCGTCCAGCCGGCCGCGCAGCGCGGCCTCCAGCGCCTCGATCCGCTCGCGCAGCGGCCCGGTCACCGCGCCCGGCACCTGGTCGACCTTGCCGTCCTGCTTGTCCAGGTGGCCGTCGAGGTCGTCCAGCCGCTTGTGGATGTGGGCGAGCTTGTCCTCCAAGCCGTCCATCCGCCCGGCGACACCCTCGAACCGGCCCGCCACCCCGTCGAGCCGACCGTCGAGCTGCGCGAACGGCTTGGCGAGCTTGTCGACCAGGCCCTCGACGGCCCGGCCGATGCTCTGCACCGCGTTGTCCTGCGCCTCCAGCCTGGCCAGCGCCTCGTCCAGCCGCTCGGCCAGCACGCTGACCTCGGTCCGGTCGGGCAGCTCGGACAGGCGCTTGCGAACGGAACCCAGCGATTCGAGCGGGGACATCCGCGCGTGGATCTCGTCCAGTGCGTCGAAGATCTGCTGCTGTTCGCTCTCACGGATCTCCGCGGCGCGCGTGAGCATGTTGCGCATCCGATCGAAGGACATCGTGGAGTTGTTGTTCTCGTTCACGGCTCGGGTGCCTTCGTCCAGGGGAGGGGAGACCTCCGGGAGCCTAACCAGGTTGGGGCGGTGGGCAGTAGCGCCCCCCGACCGGGACCGCCTGGATCGACCTTGCGTGTACTCCGTTGGAGTGACGATCACCGACCCTACCCCAACGTAACCGCCGGCGCGCCTATGACTGCACCCCGTGAGCATCCGCCGTGTGAGTGACTAAAGTCCGGCGACCAGTAGCGGAAAGTTCTGCATCACGACTGCACAACGGCTTCCGGTCGGCCAAAGCGCCACTCGACCGAGTGGTTCTGAACACACCCGGTGACCTAGGGGTGATCATAGCGGATCATGATCATCGCAGGTCGGAACGACACGGCACGTCACCGGTATACGGTGACGCCCATGTCGACCCCGCTTACCCCGGAGAACCTTCGCCGCGCGCCGAAGGTCCTCCTGCACGACCACCTCGACGGTGGCCTCCGGCCGCAGACCGTGATCGAACTCGCCGACGCCTGCGGCCACCAGGGGCTGCCCACCACCGACCCGGTCGCGCTGGGCGAGTGGTTCCGCGACAACGCCAACTCCGGCTCGCTGGTCCGCTACCTGGAGGGCTTCGCGCACACGTGCGGCGTCATGCAGGACGAGGCGGCGCTGGTGCGCGTCGCGTCGGAAGCCGTGCAGGACCTCGCCGCGGACGGCGTCGTGTACGCCGAGATCCGCTACGCCCCCGAGCTGTTCACCGACAAGGGCCTGAGCATGGAGCAGGCGGTCGAGGCGGTGCAGGAGGGCTTCCGCCAGGGCGAGGCCGCGTCCGGCGGCCGCATCAAGGTCGGCACGCTGCTGTGCGCGATGCGCCAGAACGACGGCTGGCAGCGCATCGCCGACCTGGTGGTCCGCTACCGCGACGCGGGCGTGGTCGGCTTCGACATCGCGGGCCCCGAGGCCGGGTTCCCGCCGAGCAAGGAGCTGTCCGCGTTCGAGTACCTGCGGCAGCAGAACGCGCACTTCACCATCCACGCCGCCGAGGCGGCGGGCCCGGAGTCGGCCTGGGAGGCCGTGCAGCTCGCGGGCGCCGAGCGGCTGGGCCACGGCGTGCGGCTGGCCGAGGACATCAAGGGCGACGAGGTCGGCCACCTGGCCGCGTACGTGCGCGACCGGCGGATCGCGCTGGAGATGTGCCCGACGTCGAACGTGCACACCGGCGCGGTGGCGTCGCTGGCCGAGCACCCGATCAAGCGGCTGGCCGACCTGGGCTTCCGGGTCACCGTGAACACCGACAACCGGCTGATGAGCATGGTGTCGATGACCGGCGAGTTCGCCACCGTGGTGGAGAACTTCGGCTTCGGCTGGGACGACCTGCGCAAGTTCACCGTCAACGCCGCGAAGGCCGCCTTCATCACCCACGACGAGCGCCGCGCGCTCATCCAGGACGTCATCGAGCCGGCCTACGCCGCTCTCGACCAGGAGTAGCCGCACCAAGAGCGGAGGCCGCGGGCTCCGATGGTTGCCCGCGGCCTCCGCCGCTGCTTGGTGCGCCTGACGCCCTAGTGCACCTTGAGCCGGTCCTCGAACGCCGCCACCAGCGTCCGCCACGCCACCTGCTCGTCGTCGAACGGCGCGCTGGGCGCCAACCGCGTCGGGTCCGGCTTGAGCACGTACGACACCAGCCACCCCAGCCGCTCGGACTGGTTCAGCGCCACCTTCACGGTGTCGTCGCCCGCCCACTCGCCCGCGTCCTCCAGCAGTTCGACCACCAGGTCGAGCTGCGTGGGGTCGATCGCGTCCGGGCCGTCGAGGATGTCCTCGTCCAGGCCGGTGAGCACGTAGACGTTGTCCGGGTCGACCTCGACCTCGAGGTCGCCGCCGGTCGCCTTGGTGACGAGCTCGCCCCAGGTCGAGACCTCGGCCAGGTCGTTGTCGTCGGCCTCCACGATGAAGCGGGCCAGCGCGCGCGGCGACGTGAACACGTCGATCTTGCCCTTGCGGCCGAGGAACACCGGCTGGTCGTCCAGGTAGCAGCGCAGCGTGTAGTACTCGCCCGCGCCGCTGATGATCTTGATCGGGTCGATCCCGACCTCGCCCCAGAAGCCGACCGGCTCGTCGCCGTCCTCTTCCTCCTCGTCCGCCGAGGCCGCCGCCGCGGCGGCGTTGGCCTCCTCGAACTCGGCCAGCTCGTCCTGCGCGGCCTTGAGCGCGGTCTCGTCGACCTCCGGCGTGGTCACGACCTCGTCGATCGCGTCCAGCACCTCGTCCCACTTCTCCGCGACGACCTCGGAGATCTCGGTCCACAGCGCCTGGCCCTCGCGGCCGGTGAACGGCAGCGTGCCCTGCGGCAGCAGCGCGAAGCCCTCCGCCGAGTCCAGGATCTCGTGCACCTTCTCCAGGTCGCACACGTCCGCCAGCGACCGCACGATCGAGATCACGTCGGCCAGCTCGCCGATGACCCACGTGTCGGGCTCCTCGGCGACCAGCTCGGGCACGCCGACCAGGTCGAACTGGTGGTTGTCGTCGGGCGACAGCTCACCGACCGACAGCGCGGGCACCACGTGCCACGCCGGGTGGTCGGTCAGGTCGTGCTCTTCGGCCTTGCGCACGAACGCCGCCAAGTGCGCGGCATCGGGGAACGCGTACAGGTCCTCCTCGTGGCCGAGGAAGGCTTCCCACTCCTCGCCCTCTTCCCGCCAGCGCGGGGCCCACAGGGTGACCACATCACCCTGGGTGAGCCCCAGCTCGATCGGGACGATGTCCTGTGCCATCCGACCTCCCGGTCACGCCATGCCCCTTTGCGATGCGGGGGCAAGAGTACGGGGTCGATCAGGTGCTACTGCCGTTGACCACGGAAAGGGTCCGCGAAGTAGTCGTCGTCGTCCGTTTCCTCCGGCCGGGGCCGGGGCGCGGGCCTGCCCCGCACCTGCCCGGCCCAGGGCGGGCGTGCCGACCCCGACGCCCTCTGCTGCTCCACCGCGGGGGGTGTGACCAGCGGTTCCGGGGCGACTCTCCGGGGCGGCGGGCCGGCGAACGCCTCCACCGCCATCGCCAGGCCGTCGCCCAACGACTTGGCCAGCTCGTTGTAGCTGCGCTGCACGGCCGCGTCGGTCGCCAACCGCGCCGTCTCCACCACTAGCCTGCCGACGGCCTCCGGCCCCTGTGCCAGAGCGTTCGGGTGCAGGTCGAGCGCCTTGAGCTCACCCGTCGCGGTCGCCGTGGCGCGGGCCAGGCGGGTCGGGTGCTCGGCGCTGCCGGTGGTGCGGGCCAGCACTTCGGTCAGGCCTTCGGCCGCCGCGAGCCGCTGCTCCCGCGCATGTGTCATCGCGAACCCCTCAGGTAGGAGCCGTCGACGTCGTCGTCGTCCGGACCGCGTTCGAACCCGATCTCGGTCAACGCCCGCAACGTCGCCGGGTCGGCCACCCGTTCCAGGCTCCGGTGCAGGCGCGTGGCCGCGTCCCGGGACGCCCGCGCCGACACGCGCAGGATCTCGTCCGCCAACGCCCTCGGACCCATGGTCAGCGCCGACGGTGAGACCCGCACGTCCCGCGGCGGTCCGCCGGGCGCCGCCACGACCGTGACCGCACCGTCCGGTGACGACGCCCGGCCGAGCACCGGGCCGGTGCGCGCGACGTGCTCGGACACCCGCCGCTCGGTGTCGGCGACCCGCTCGGCCGCCCGTTGCGTCTCGTCCACGTCCTCAGCCCGTCGGTCGGTAGAAGCCCATGAAACCCATGCCGCTGTTGCTCGTGCGGATGGGGTTGACCTGCACCGGGTCGCCCGCCTCGACCATCTGCCCGTTGCCGATGACCATGGCCACGTGGCCGTCCCAGACGACGAGGTCGCCGGGCAGCAGTTGGTCGGCCGGCACGGACGCGCCCATGGCCTGCGACGACGCGGGCCGGGGGATGTCGAAGCCCGCGCCGCCGTACGCCCACTGGGTCAGGCCGCTGCAGTCCGTGCCCTGGGGCGGGTTCGCGCCGCCCCAGACGTACGGGGTGCCCAGAGCGGACAACGCGTTGCGCACGGCACGCGCGGCGGTCTCGTTGGGTGCTTCGGCGGAGCTGCCGTCGGGCAGGTTCACGCCGACACCGGTGCCGGGCTGGGGCGGGATGGCCACCGGCAGCCGCGGCCCGATCGGACCGCCTCCACCGCCGCCACCTCCACCTCCACCTCCACCTCCACCGCTGCCGCCGCCGCTGCCTCCACCGCTTCCGCCGCCGCCGCTTCCGCCGCTGCCCGAAGAACCCGATGAACCCGACGACCCGCCGCTGTCACCCGCCGACGACGTGGACGTGGTGCCACCGCTCTCGACGCCCAACGGGTCGCCGATCCCGGTGAAGTCCGGCTTCGTCAACCCCCGCAATTGCGCGACCACGTCGGTCAGCGCGGTGCGGACCTCCTCCAGCTCCTGCGCCGTCCGGCCCTCGTACTCGCGGGCCTTCGCGGTCACCTCCGCCGCCACCGCGAGCACCGCGCCGACGCCGCCGAACAGCCCGGCCGCCACCGCCGCCGCCAACCGGGGCCACGCCCAGCCGGTGAACTCGTCGATCAAGCCCTGGATCGCGGTCTTGCCCGCGTTCACCGCGTCCACCGCGGTGGTCGTCGCCTGCTGCGCGGTGGTCGCGTTGCGCGCCAACGTGCCCACGCCACCGGAGAACGCCGCGACGCGCGACTGGAACGCGTTCGCCTTCTCGCCGTACCAGCCGCTCAACGCCGCGTTCGCCGCGCTCGTGTGCCTGCCGTCCAGCTCGGTCAACGCCGAGGACGCCCGCCCGAACGAGTCCGCCGCGGCCGTCGCGCCGCTGGTGTCGCCCTCGAGCTTGGCCAGGTGGTCCTTCATCGGCTGGACCAGGGCCGCCAGGAAGCCGCCGACGTCCACGTCAGACCTGCGCCGCCCGGTTGAGGTCGGCGCCCGTGCGCGCCTCCTGCTCGGTGTAGGCCTGGCCGGTCTTGGCGACCTCCGCGGCGAACGCCGACAGCGCCGCCGAGGCCGCGGCCACACCGTCCACTTGGGCCTGTGCCGCGCTCTGGAAGGCCGCGCCGAGGCCGACCTCGTCGCCGATCGCGCCGAAACCGCCCGCGGCCGACGGGGTGCCCGCCAGCGTGGCCGTGCCGACGTCGCCGACCTCGCTCGCCAGACCCGTCGCGGTGCTGCCGTACGCCGACAGCGCCGCGGTGTCGACGCCGAAACCCCGTTCCACCCTCGTCCCCCTTTTGGTGCCGTGCGACCGCGATCCTGCCCCATCCGCCGGTGGGGTGCGCGGCGTTCGGCCAGATCCTGCCCCGATGAGCGGTACCACGGGCGGTTGCGCTACCTGATCATGGGTGTGTGGGTGTTTTACGCCATTGGGAACGGATTGTGGCGTGGCTCGAGGACCACGCCCCCTCGACCGGATCGGCGTTCGTGCCCCCTGAGGACAGCGCCGCGGTCGAGGCGCTGGCGGTTGCCACCGGACTGGAGCCGCCCGCCGAGCTGCGCGCGTGGTGGGCCGTGTGCGGCGGGACGGCCGACTTGGCGTTCGCCGAGGTGCTGCCGCCGTTCTACACGCCGCTCGGGCCGTCCAACGCGCTGCGGTCGTGGCGGCTGAAGGAGCGGTTCTGGCCCGCGGACCTGGGCACGGAGGCGGGCACGCCCACGAAGGGCTTCCACCCGATGTGGCTGCCGATCGCGTTCGACGGGTGCGGTGACGCGTTGGCGGTCGACCTGCGGCCGGGCGTGCTGTCGGGTTGCGTGGTCGAGTGGGACCGCGAGGCGGGCGAGATGCTCAAGCCGGAGTGGACCAGCCTGGACGAGATGCTGGACCAGGTCGCCACGGCCCTGGAGCACCGCAGCCGGCTCGGCCACTGCGAGCCGTTGGTGACGACCGACGGCCGGCTGGGCTGGTGCACGAACTAGCGCCCTGAGCGTTGGACTCGGGTGTGCTGGACGTCGGACTCTCGCGTTCCGGACGCAGGACTCGCGCGGTGATCACTCCCGTGGGTGAAAAGTGCGGGCGTCGGCGGGCTGAAGTCGGCGAGGTGACGTTGGCTGCGTGGAGGGTGTCGACCTCCACGGGAGCCGGACATGCAGATCAGCCGCATCGGAGCCGCCGGGCTGGCGGTCGTCGTCGCCGTCCTCGCGATCGGGTGGGCGTCCGGTGCCCCGGCGCGGTTGGCGATGTCGGTGAACCCCGTGCGGCCGGTCGCGCCGGACGACGTGTACCTGGACCCGAGCCACGGGTTCCTCGTGCTGGTCGAAGGCGACGCCGCGCTGTACGAGAACGAGACCGAGGGTCCGGTCGCGGTCGGCGGCGACGTCCGGTTCCGCCAGTACAACGCGGGGCTGAACCACGCCGGCACCTACGTGCTGCCCGGTGACACGCGGCCGACCAGCTTCGTCGTCGGTGGCGCGATCGACTTCGCGGGCAGCACGGGCACGCTCAGCGTGCTCAACAACTCCTACGCCAAGATCGGCGACCTCAGCCAGTCCGACGTCCACCCGTCCGGCGGCGTGACGTGGGTCGAGCCCGACGGCGCGGCGCCGGGCAGCACGCCGGGCGTCTCGATCCAGACCGCGCAGACCGCCGAGTCCGTCGCCGGCGCGAGCGGCTTCGACTTCGCGTCGTTGTTCACGACGTACCGGTCGCTCAACGCGGAGATGGCCACGTGCCCGTCGACCGTGGCGCTGACCGACCAGAACGGGCAGAACCCGTGGAACGGCACCGACCCGAACGCCACCATCGGACTCCAGCCGGGGCAGAACGTGCTGACCCTGACGCCCGCCCAGATGACCGCGCTGGACAACATCAACCCGCGCAACGGCTACCTCCAGCCGAGCGACCAGGCGTGGTTGGTCATCAACGTCGACGTGGCAGGCGACTACACCTGGGACGTGCCGAACGTGAGCTGGCAGGGCAACGAGCCCTCGCGGCACGTCCTGTGGAACTTCACCACCTCGGGCACGATCACGCTGCCGGAGAACTCGCCCACCGTGTGGGGCACGATCTACGCGCCCCACGCGACCCTGGTTGACCTGAGCGCGGCCAACATCGAGGGCGCTGTGGTGGTCAAGTCGCTCGTGCACGGCGGCGAGACCGGCGGCAGCGGCGGCGAGATCCACTACGCGCCTTTCGACAACGTCGTCACCTGCACCACCACCACAACCACCACCACACCGACGACCACCACCACCACCACGACCGGACCGACCACCACAACCGGCAGCCCGACCACGACCCAACCCACCACCACAACCGGCGGCCCGACCACGACCACTGCCGCGCCCACCACCACCGCGAGCTCGACCGGCGGGACCACGAGCCACCCGGCGGTCGTCCACCCCGGTGACGACGAACTGGCCGCCACCGGTACCCCGATCCGCGGCACTCTGGCCCTGGGCGGCCTCCTGCTCCTCGCCGGCGCGACCGCCCTGACCCTGTCCCGGCTGCGCGACCGCCGCGGGTGACCCATGGGCGCGCGAGCAGAGCCTCACCCGATCGAACGACGCGCCGCGCGACCTGTCCGACGGCGTCTTGAGCCCGCCCCGACCGGGTACCCGTGGCCATGACCAGCTACGAGCACCGGGCGCCGGTCGAGATGGACGCACGGGAGCTGTTCGAGTTCCTGGCGCGCCCCGGGAGCCTGCCCCAGCACCTGCCCGGCCTGTCCGGCTCGACCCCGGGCATCGACCACGACCGCCGGCGCGTGACCTGGGCGGAAGGCCGCTACCGGGGTGAGCTGACGGTCGTCGAGGACGGCGCGGGCCGCAGCCGGGTGACGCTCGCCGTGGAGACCGACGAGCCCGGCGACGTCCAGCGGGAGCTGGAGGAAGCGCTCGCGGCCGTGGTGC is a window from the Saccharothrix saharensis genome containing:
- a CDS encoding thymidine phosphorylase, producing MTHTAVDVIRAKRDGHRLTDAQIDWVVDAYTRGVVADEQMSALAMAIYLNGMDAAETARWTRAMVDSGEKLTLDVGRPTVDKHSTGGVGDKITLPLAPLVAACGAAVPQLSGRGLGHTGGTLDKLESIPGWRAQLSVDEVTSQLRSVGAVICAATSGLAPADKKLYALRDVTSTVESIPLIASSIMSKKIAEGAEALVLDVKVGSGAFMKSLDQARALAEALVSIGVDHGLRISALLTDMSVPLGHAVGNAVEVAESVEVLRGNGPSDIVDLTVALAEEMLSRAGVDASPREVLASGEAYETWARMIRAQGGDPDAPLPTAEHKHTVTAPADGYLTTLDAYAVGVAAWRLGAGRARKEDPVQPGAGILCLAKPGDRVTEGQPLLELHTDTPDAIPAALEALGTGYAIGDTPPPTTPLVLDTVRG
- a CDS encoding YbaB/EbfC family nucleoid-associated protein → MDETQRAAERVADTERRVSEHVARTGPVLGRASSPDGAVTVVAAPGGPPRDVRVSPSALTMGPRALADEILRVSARASRDAATRLHRSLERVADPATLRALTEIGFERGPDDDDVDGSYLRGSR
- a CDS encoding YbaB/EbfC family nucleoid-associated protein, with the translated sequence MTHAREQRLAAAEGLTEVLARTTGSAEHPTRLARATATATGELKALDLHPNALAQGPEAVGRLVVETARLATDAAVQRSYNELAKSLGDGLAMAVEAFAGPPPRRVAPEPLVTPPAVEQQRASGSARPPWAGQVRGRPAPRPRPEETDDDDYFADPFRGQRQ
- a CDS encoding primosomal protein; translated protein: MAQDIVPIELGLTQGDVVTLWAPRWREEGEEWEAFLGHEEDLYAFPDAAHLAAFVRKAEEHDLTDHPAWHVVPALSVGELSPDDNHQFDLVGVPELVAEEPDTWVIGELADVISIVRSLADVCDLEKVHEILDSAEGFALLPQGTLPFTGREGQALWTEISEVVAEKWDEVLDAIDEVVTTPEVDETALKAAQDELAEFEEANAAAAAASADEEEEDGDEPVGFWGEVGIDPIKIISGAGEYYTLRCYLDDQPVFLGRKGKIDVFTSPRALARFIVEADDNDLAEVSTWGELVTKATGGDLEVEVDPDNVYVLTGLDEDILDGPDAIDPTQLDLVVELLEDAGEWAGDDTVKVALNQSERLGWLVSYVLKPDPTRLAPSAPFDDEQVAWRTLVAAFEDRLKVH
- a CDS encoding SMI1/KNR4 family protein: MAWLEDHAPSTGSAFVPPEDSAAVEALAVATGLEPPAELRAWWAVCGGTADLAFAEVLPPFYTPLGPSNALRSWRLKERFWPADLGTEAGTPTKGFHPMWLPIAFDGCGDALAVDLRPGVLSGCVVEWDREAGEMLKPEWTSLDEMLDQVATALEHRSRLGHCEPLVTTDGRLGWCTN
- a CDS encoding adenosine deaminase is translated as MSTPLTPENLRRAPKVLLHDHLDGGLRPQTVIELADACGHQGLPTTDPVALGEWFRDNANSGSLVRYLEGFAHTCGVMQDEAALVRVASEAVQDLAADGVVYAEIRYAPELFTDKGLSMEQAVEAVQEGFRQGEAASGGRIKVGTLLCAMRQNDGWQRIADLVVRYRDAGVVGFDIAGPEAGFPPSKELSAFEYLRQQNAHFTIHAAEAAGPESAWEAVQLAGAERLGHGVRLAEDIKGDEVGHLAAYVRDRRIALEMCPTSNVHTGAVASLAEHPIKRLADLGFRVTVNTDNRLMSMVSMTGEFATVVENFGFGWDDLRKFTVNAAKAAFITHDERRALIQDVIEPAYAALDQE
- a CDS encoding C40 family peptidase; amino-acid sequence: MDVGGFLAALVQPMKDHLAKLEGDTSGATAAADSFGRASSALTELDGRHTSAANAALSGWYGEKANAFQSRVAAFSGGVGTLARNATTAQQATTTAVDAVNAGKTAIQGLIDEFTGWAWPRLAAAVAAGLFGGVGAVLAVAAEVTAKAREYEGRTAQELEEVRTALTDVVAQLRGLTKPDFTGIGDPLGVESGGTTSTSSAGDSGGSSGSSGSSGSGGSGGGGSGGGSGGGSGGGGGGGGGGGGGGGPIGPRLPVAIPPQPGTGVGVNLPDGSSAEAPNETAARAVRNALSALGTPYVWGGANPPQGTDCSGLTQWAYGGAGFDIPRPASSQAMGASVPADQLLPGDLVVWDGHVAMVIGNGQMVEAGDPVQVNPIRTSNSGMGFMGFYRPTG
- a CDS encoding SRPBCC family protein; this translates as MTSYEHRAPVEMDARELFEFLARPGSLPQHLPGLSGSTPGIDHDRRRVTWAEGRYRGELTVVEDGAGRSRVTLAVETDEPGDVQRELEEALAAVVHRATAEADVDAAAKDDTWY
- a CDS encoding choice-of-anchor A family protein yields the protein MQISRIGAAGLAVVVAVLAIGWASGAPARLAMSVNPVRPVAPDDVYLDPSHGFLVLVEGDAALYENETEGPVAVGGDVRFRQYNAGLNHAGTYVLPGDTRPTSFVVGGAIDFAGSTGTLSVLNNSYAKIGDLSQSDVHPSGGVTWVEPDGAAPGSTPGVSIQTAQTAESVAGASGFDFASLFTTYRSLNAEMATCPSTVALTDQNGQNPWNGTDPNATIGLQPGQNVLTLTPAQMTALDNINPRNGYLQPSDQAWLVINVDVAGDYTWDVPNVSWQGNEPSRHVLWNFTTSGTITLPENSPTVWGTIYAPHATLVDLSAANIEGAVVVKSLVHGGETGGSGGEIHYAPFDNVVTCTTTTTTTTPTTTTTTTTGPTTTTGSPTTTQPTTTTGGPTTTTAAPTTTASSTGGTTSHPAVVHPGDDELAATGTPIRGTLALGGLLLLAGATALTLSRLRDRRG